One genomic window of Deinococcus planocerae includes the following:
- a CDS encoding response regulator — MPEVLVVDDSVSVRKALEFSLSPHGLTVLGAPSAEDALSLLAGRPTVDLVIADIVMPGMGGFELCHELRTRPEHAGLPVLLMSGVVNDGMYRQAQEAGAAGLLKKPFTSGGLLPVVQRALRSPQATEGLTPPAPAAPSPAPAEAPKPAAPSRHATLLGQLAEAPGLVSAAAYGREGTVLAHVGEALPGEVGTYARFYLGTAQVLGERVGGQAIQTLQLEYGRRTLLLAQDGEVLYACLLREASSAGVVKYLLRQVVTH, encoded by the coding sequence ATGCCCGAAGTTCTCGTCGTCGACGACAGCGTCAGCGTCCGCAAGGCGCTGGAATTCAGCCTCTCGCCCCACGGCCTGACCGTGCTCGGCGCCCCCAGCGCGGAAGACGCCCTGAGCCTCCTGGCGGGCCGCCCCACCGTCGACCTCGTGATCGCCGACATCGTGATGCCGGGGATGGGGGGCTTCGAACTCTGCCACGAACTCCGGACCCGGCCCGAGCACGCGGGCCTGCCCGTCCTCCTGATGAGCGGCGTCGTGAACGACGGCATGTACCGCCAGGCCCAGGAGGCGGGGGCCGCCGGGCTCCTGAAAAAGCCCTTCACCTCGGGCGGCCTGCTGCCGGTGGTGCAGCGCGCCCTGAGAAGCCCCCAGGCGACCGAGGGCCTGACCCCGCCCGCGCCCGCGGCCCCCTCCCCGGCGCCCGCCGAGGCTCCCAAGCCCGCTGCCCCGTCCCGGCACGCCACCCTGCTCGGGCAACTCGCCGAGGCGCCCGGCCTGGTGAGCGCCGCCGCCTACGGGCGGGAGGGCACCGTGCTCGCCCACGTCGGGGAGGCGCTGCCGGGGGAGGTGGGAACCTACGCCCGCTTCTACCTGGGAACGGCCCAGGTCCTGGGAGAGCGCGTCGGGGGGCAGGCCATCCAAACTCTTCAGTTGGAATACGGTCGGCGGACGCTGCTCCTCGCGCAAGACGGCGAGGTGCTGTACGCGTGCCTCCTGCGCGAGGCGAGCAGCGCGGGCGTCGTCAAGTACCTGCTGCGGCAGGTGGTGACCCACTGA